Proteins from one Zavarzinia compransoris genomic window:
- the aroQ gene encoding type II 3-dehydroquinate dehydratase has translation MRPTVLVLNGPNLNLLGTREPHIYGRDTLAGIKAMVEAWGEGFGLEVEFHQSNHEGELIDLIHGARGRATGIIINAGAYTHTSIAIMDALIAVEVPTIEVHLSNIFKREAFRHHSYISLAARGVICGLGVQGYLLALEAVKGLIGQELPARN, from the coding sequence ATGCGGCCAACCGTTCTCGTCCTCAACGGACCCAACCTCAACCTCCTGGGCACGCGCGAGCCGCATATCTACGGCCGCGACACGCTGGCGGGCATCAAGGCCATGGTCGAAGCCTGGGGCGAGGGATTCGGCCTCGAAGTCGAATTCCACCAGAGCAACCATGAGGGCGAGCTGATCGACCTCATCCATGGCGCCCGGGGCCGGGCGACCGGCATCATCATCAATGCCGGGGCCTATACCCATACGTCGATCGCCATCATGGATGCGCTGATCGCGGTCGAGGTGCCGACCATCGAGGTGCACCTGTCCAACATCTTCAAGCGCGAGGCGTTCCGCCATCATTCCTATATCTCGCTGGCGGCCCGGGGCGTGATCTGCGGCCTTGGGGTCCAGGGCTATCTTCTCGCCCTCGAGGCGGTGAAGGGCCTGATCGGCCAGGAATTGCCCGCGCGCAACTGA
- the accB gene encoding acetyl-CoA carboxylase biotin carboxyl carrier protein yields the protein MAKMSFDKELIRELAQILADADLTEIEVSEGGSTIRVARQVTVVASQSVAPAHAPAVAAAPAAAAAPAAAAPAAVSGTPVTSPMVGTAYLSPEPGAASFVRVGDRVSKGQTLLIVEAMKTMNAIPSPRDGVVQKLAVENGQPVEYGEILVVLE from the coding sequence ATGGCGAAAATGTCGTTCGACAAGGAGCTGATCCGCGAACTCGCGCAGATCCTGGCCGATGCCGACCTGACCGAAATCGAGGTGAGCGAGGGTGGCAGCACCATCCGCGTCGCCCGCCAGGTGACCGTCGTCGCGTCCCAGTCTGTGGCCCCGGCTCATGCCCCTGCCGTCGCGGCAGCCCCTGCCGCCGCGGCTGCCCCGGCGGCCGCAGCGCCTGCCGCCGTCAGCGGCACGCCGGTGACCTCGCCCATGGTCGGCACCGCCTATCTGTCGCCCGAGCCGGGGGCGGCCAGCTTCGTCCGCGTCGGCGACCGGGTCAGCAAGGGCCAGACCCTGCTGATCGTCGAAGCCATGAAGACGATGAACGCGATCCCCAGCCCGCGCGACGGCGTCGTGCAGAAGCTCGCGGTCGAGAACGGCCAGCCGGTCGAATATGGCGAGATCCTGGTCGTCCTCGAGTAA
- a CDS encoding DUF2155 domain-containing protein yields the protein MSVSRRFGLLLAAALAFGAGPAVAQAPEPAPSAGDAAPPAEDIPSDVETPARPGAGGDVVVPPDPASLKAVGVTLQGLDKVTGRTSAIEVPMDGTAAFGTLIIRLRQCITAPADEKPETSAFLEITDQPPGQTAANVVFSGWMFASSPALSALEHPVYDVWVSTCRTAPH from the coding sequence ATGAGCGTCTCGCGCCGCTTCGGTCTCCTGCTGGCCGCCGCCCTCGCCTTCGGGGCGGGGCCCGCGGTCGCCCAGGCGCCGGAGCCGGCCCCGTCCGCCGGCGATGCGGCCCCCCCGGCCGAGGATATCCCGAGCGATGTCGAAACCCCGGCCCGTCCCGGCGCCGGCGGCGACGTGGTGGTGCCGCCCGATCCGGCAAGCCTGAAGGCCGTGGGCGTCACGCTTCAGGGCCTCGACAAGGTGACCGGCCGCACCTCGGCGATCGAGGTGCCGATGGACGGCACGGCGGCTTTCGGCACGCTGATCATCCGCCTGCGCCAGTGCATCACGGCGCCCGCCGATGAAAAGCCCGAAACCTCCGCCTTCCTGGAAATCACCGACCAGCCCCCGGGCCAGACGGCGGCGAATGTCGTGTTCTCCGGCTGGATGTTCGCGTCCAGCCCGGCCCTTTCCGCCCTGGAACACCCGGTCTACGACGTCTGGGTCAGCACCTGCCGCACGGCGCCGCACTGA
- a CDS encoding S24/S26 family peptidase — MLRLVRVRGSSMAPTLEDGDLLVVLTRGRPRPGDVVVARHRDLGLIVKRIIRIGASGSLALAGDNLLSVDSAGIGRIRPDAVLGRALFRLDRGGRPRLLPPRRSP, encoded by the coding sequence ATGCTGCGTCTGGTCCGGGTCCGGGGCAGCAGCATGGCGCCGACCCTCGAGGACGGCGACCTGCTCGTCGTCCTCACCAGGGGCAGGCCCCGGCCCGGGGACGTGGTGGTCGCCCGGCACCGGGACCTCGGGCTGATCGTGAAGCGGATCATCCGCATCGGCGCCTCGGGCAGCCTGGCCCTCGCCGGCGACAATCTTCTCTCGGTCGACAGCGCCGGCATCGGCCGAATCAGGCCCGATGCCGTGCTCGGCCGGGCCCTGTTCCGCCTCGATCGCGGCGGCCGGCCGCGGCTTTTGCCCCCGCGCCGCAGCCCTTGA
- the cobU gene encoding bifunctional adenosylcobinamide kinase/adenosylcobinamide-phosphate guanylyltransferase has protein sequence MSTADGLLSSVTLVLGGARSGKSRHAEALVRGAGPGPWAYVATAQAFDDEMRERIARHRADREATGPGGWRTVEAPLDLGAAIAAEPAARPLLVDCLTLWLTNLMLGQRDIAAGIDALEAALAARGAPSVLVANEVGLGIVPDNALARAFRDEAGRLNQRLAARAGRVHFIVAGLPIVVK, from the coding sequence ATGTCGACGGCTGATGGCCTGCTTTCGTCCGTCACCCTGGTGCTGGGCGGTGCGCGCTCGGGCAAGAGCCGCCATGCCGAGGCCCTGGTGCGCGGTGCCGGCCCCGGTCCCTGGGCCTATGTCGCGACCGCCCAGGCTTTCGACGACGAGATGCGCGAACGGATCGCCCGCCACCGCGCGGACCGGGAGGCGACGGGCCCCGGCGGCTGGCGCACGGTCGAGGCGCCGCTCGATCTTGGCGCGGCCATCGCCGCCGAGCCGGCGGCACGGCCCCTGCTGGTCGATTGCCTGACCCTGTGGCTGACCAACCTGATGCTGGGGCAGCGTGATATCGCCGCGGGCATCGATGCACTGGAGGCGGCGCTGGCGGCCCGCGGCGCGCCGAGCGTCCTCGTCGCCAACGAGGTCGGCCTCGGCATCGTGCCGGACAATGCCCTGGCCCGCGCCTTCCGCGACGAGGCGGGGCGGCTGAACCAGCGTCTGGCGGCGCGTGCGGGGCGGGTCCATTTCATCGTCGCCGGCCTGCCGATCGTGGTGAAGTGA
- the mlaD gene encoding outer membrane lipid asymmetry maintenance protein MlaD: protein MSSNLVETLIGAVVVGVAAVFLIFAYSNVGPATGGSYGLTARFDRIDGLPNGADVRISGIKVGSVTGQTLDPKTFRATVHLSIANAIELPDDSSAKVATEGLLGGAYIAIEPGGSDKNLGHDGEIKYTQSSVDMMSLISRAVFGSGDGTAPAGTGGQ, encoded by the coding sequence ATGAGTTCCAACCTGGTCGAGACTCTGATCGGTGCCGTCGTCGTCGGCGTCGCCGCGGTCTTCCTGATCTTCGCCTATTCGAACGTCGGTCCCGCGACCGGCGGCAGCTATGGCCTGACCGCCCGCTTCGACCGGATCGACGGCCTGCCCAACGGCGCCGACGTCCGCATCAGCGGCATCAAGGTCGGCAGCGTCACCGGCCAGACCCTGGACCCGAAGACGTTCCGCGCCACGGTCCATCTCAGCATCGCCAATGCGATCGAACTGCCGGACGACAGTTCGGCCAAGGTCGCGACCGAAGGTCTGCTCGGCGGCGCCTATATCGCGATCGAGCCGGGCGGTTCCGACAAGAACCTCGGCCATGACGGCGAAATCAAATATACGCAAAGCAGCGTCGACATGATGAGCCTGATCTCCCGCGCCGTCTTCGGTTCGGGCGACGGCACGGCGCCGGCGGGCACCGGCGGTCAATGA
- the accC gene encoding acetyl-CoA carboxylase biotin carboxylase subunit, which yields MFDKVMIANRGEIALRIHRACKEMGIATVAVHSTADADAMHVRLADESVCIGPPPSNKSYLHIPALISAAEITNTDAIHPGYGFLSENANFAQIVGEHGITFIGPKPEHIRVMGDKIVAKKTAKALGIPVVPGSEGGVSTEEEAVEIAKSIGFPVLIKAASGGGGRGMKVARSLDDLAVALSTARSEAKAAFGDDAVYIEKYLGQPRHIEIQVIADGFGNVVHLGERDCSLQRRHQKVLEEAPSPALNVDERNRIGNIVADAMRKLGYLGVGTVEFLYENGEFYFIEMNTRLQVEHPITEAVTGIDIVREQIRIAAGAPLSFSQDDIQFAGHAIECRINAENPVTFTPSPGQILDYHPPGGPGVRIDSAAYTGYRIPPYYDSLIGKLIIHGKSRNECLMRLRRALDEYVVGGIETTIPLHQRLIGETDFVNGDYHIHWLEQFIARTRTED from the coding sequence ATGTTCGACAAGGTCATGATCGCCAACCGGGGCGAAATCGCGCTGCGCATCCACCGCGCCTGCAAGGAAATGGGCATCGCCACCGTGGCGGTGCATTCGACGGCGGATGCGGATGCGATGCATGTCCGCCTCGCGGACGAAAGCGTCTGCATCGGCCCGCCGCCCTCGAACAAGAGCTACCTGCATATCCCGGCGCTGATCTCGGCGGCCGAGATCACCAATACCGACGCCATCCACCCCGGCTATGGCTTCCTGTCGGAAAATGCCAATTTCGCCCAGATCGTCGGCGAGCACGGCATCACCTTCATCGGCCCGAAGCCGGAGCACATCCGCGTCATGGGCGACAAGATCGTCGCCAAGAAGACGGCGAAGGCGCTGGGCATCCCGGTCGTTCCCGGCTCCGAGGGCGGCGTCTCGACCGAGGAGGAAGCGGTCGAGATCGCGAAGTCGATCGGCTTTCCCGTGCTGATCAAGGCGGCGTCGGGCGGCGGCGGGCGCGGCATGAAGGTCGCCCGCAGCCTCGACGACCTGGCGGTCGCCCTGTCCACCGCCCGGTCCGAGGCCAAGGCCGCCTTCGGCGACGATGCGGTCTATATCGAGAAATACCTCGGCCAGCCCCGGCATATCGAAATCCAGGTGATCGCCGACGGTTTCGGCAATGTCGTCCACCTCGGCGAGCGCGACTGCTCGCTCCAGCGCCGCCACCAGAAGGTACTGGAGGAAGCCCCCTCGCCCGCCCTCAACGTCGACGAGCGCAACCGGATCGGCAATATCGTCGCCGATGCCATGCGCAAGCTCGGCTATCTCGGGGTCGGCACGGTCGAATTCCTCTATGAGAACGGGGAATTCTACTTCATCGAGATGAACACCCGCCTGCAGGTGGAGCACCCGATCACCGAGGCGGTGACCGGGATCGACATCGTGCGCGAGCAGATCCGCATCGCCGCCGGCGCGCCGCTCTCCTTCTCGCAGGACGACATCCAGTTCGCGGGCCATGCCATCGAGTGCCGCATCAATGCGGAAAACCCGGTGACCTTCACCCCCTCGCCCGGGCAGATCCTGGATTACCACCCGCCGGGCGGCCCGGGGGTGCGCATCGATTCGGCAGCCTATACCGGCTATCGCATCCCGCCCTATTACGACAGCCTGATCGGCAAGCTGATCATCCACGGCAAGAGCCGGAACGAGTGCCTGATGCGCCTGCGCCGCGCGCTCGACGAATATGTCGTCGGCGGCATCGAGACCACCATCCCGCTGCACCAGCGCCTGATCGGCGAGACCGATTTCGTCAACGGCGACTATCACATCCACTGGCTCGAACAGTTCATCGCCCGCACCCGGACGGAAGACTGA
- the aat gene encoding leucyl/phenylalanyl-tRNA--protein transferase: MTDLTPALLLRAYAAGIFPMADHARDDDLFWVDPDWRGILPLDQFHLPRSLTKTVRHDRFAVTVDQDFEGVVAACAASAPGRRSTWISHRIRALYAGLHRLGHAHSVETRLEGRLVGGLYGVRLGAAFFGESMFSRETDASKVALVHLVARLRAGGFRLLDTQFVTGHLMRFGAIEIPREAYRQQLDAALTAPPGDFFALPQGLPGETVLKALA; the protein is encoded by the coding sequence ATGACCGACCTGACCCCCGCCCTGTTGTTGCGCGCCTATGCCGCCGGCATCTTCCCGATGGCCGACCATGCGCGCGACGACGACCTGTTCTGGGTCGATCCCGACTGGCGGGGCATCCTGCCCCTCGACCAGTTCCACCTGCCCCGCAGCCTGACCAAAACCGTCCGCCACGACCGTTTCGCGGTCACCGTCGACCAGGATTTCGAAGGGGTGGTCGCGGCCTGCGCCGCCTCCGCCCCCGGCCGGCGCTCGACCTGGATCAGCCATCGCATCCGCGCCCTCTATGCCGGGCTGCATCGCCTGGGCCATGCCCATTCGGTGGAAACGCGGCTGGAGGGGCGGCTGGTGGGCGGGCTTTACGGCGTCCGGCTCGGCGCCGCCTTTTTCGGCGAGAGCATGTTCAGCCGCGAGACCGATGCCTCGAAGGTCGCCCTCGTGCATCTCGTCGCCCGGCTGCGGGCCGGCGGTTTCCGCCTGCTCGACACGCAATTCGTCACCGGCCACCTGATGCGTTTCGGCGCGATCGAAATCCCCCGCGAAGCCTATCGGCAGCAGCTGGACGCCGCCCTGACCGCGCCGCCCGGCGATTTCTTCGCCCTGCCCCAGGGATTGCCGGGCGAGACCGTGCTGAAGGCCCTCGCCTGA
- a CDS encoding NADH:ubiquinone oxidoreductase subunit NDUFA12: MKFLLRALTWWHDATIGTSLFTARKGERVGKDDQGNVYYRERGGDRRWVIYNGEIEATRIPPEWHAWLHGLSDAPPSEKPLPTKPWEKPHHANLTGTAAAYHPPGSLAGEGQRARAVGDYEAWTPN; the protein is encoded by the coding sequence ATGAAGTTCCTTTTGCGCGCCCTGACCTGGTGGCACGACGCAACCATCGGCACCTCGCTGTTCACCGCCCGCAAGGGCGAAAGGGTGGGCAAGGACGATCAGGGCAATGTCTATTACCGCGAGCGCGGCGGCGACCGCCGCTGGGTGATCTACAACGGCGAGATCGAGGCGACCCGCATTCCCCCCGAATGGCATGCCTGGCTGCACGGCCTGTCCGATGCCCCGCCCTCGGAAAAGCCGCTGCCGACCAAGCCCTGGGAAAAGCCGCATCACGCCAATCTGACCGGCACCGCCGCCGCCTATCACCCGCCGGGCAGCCTGGCGGGCGAGGGGCAGCGCGCCCGCGCCGTCGGCGACTACGAAGCCTGGACTCCGAACTGA
- the sodN gene encoding superoxide dismutase, Ni, giving the protein MRAFAHLLDRLQGLGLVAEAAAHCDIPCKIYDPGPILIDALTVVRMIDILDDWRAHRPEDDIAFLNTVARAVAQKEEHAEKVKQAVRVIWGDYFKAPQFEAFPQIHELTHRIMLQASAARQGVSREAAVKLVDLVNEFAEIFWATKSVKTKRCTAPYPPALAVVYPDL; this is encoded by the coding sequence ATGCGTGCATTCGCCCATCTGCTCGACCGGCTTCAGGGCCTCGGCCTGGTCGCCGAGGCCGCGGCCCATTGCGACATTCCCTGCAAGATCTACGACCCGGGCCCGATCCTGATCGACGCCCTGACCGTGGTGCGCATGATCGACATCCTGGACGACTGGCGCGCCCATCGGCCCGAGGACGACATCGCCTTCCTGAACACGGTCGCCCGCGCCGTCGCCCAGAAGGAAGAACATGCGGAAAAGGTGAAGCAGGCGGTCCGCGTCATCTGGGGCGACTACTTCAAGGCACCGCAGTTCGAGGCCTTTCCCCAGATCCACGAGCTGACCCACCGCATCATGCTGCAGGCGAGCGCCGCGCGGCAGGGCGTCTCGCGCGAGGCGGCGGTGAAGCTGGTCGACCTGGTGAACGAATTCGCCGAAATCTTCTGGGCGACCAAATCGGTCAAGACCAAGCGCTGCACCGCCCCCTATCCGCCGGCGCTCGCCGTCGTCTATCCCGACCTCTGA
- a CDS encoding RidA family protein — MTRRRISSGSRFEAEIGYSRALVAGDWVFVSGTTGFDYAAMTIVDDVAGQCEQALRNIDAALREAGAAMTDVVRVHYYLPDGDDFPACWPVLQRWLGEVRPAATMLVTGLADPRMKIEIEVTALKAG; from the coding sequence ATGACCCGGCGGCGCATTTCCTCCGGCTCGCGCTTCGAGGCCGAGATCGGCTATTCCCGCGCCCTGGTCGCCGGCGACTGGGTCTTCGTCTCCGGCACCACCGGTTTCGATTATGCGGCCATGACCATCGTCGACGATGTCGCGGGCCAATGCGAACAGGCGCTGCGCAACATCGATGCGGCGCTGCGCGAGGCGGGCGCCGCCATGACGGATGTGGTGCGCGTCCACTACTACCTGCCGGACGGCGATGATTTTCCCGCCTGCTGGCCGGTCCTGCAACGCTGGCTGGGCGAGGTCCGCCCGGCGGCGACCATGCTGGTCACCGGCCTTGCGGACCCCCGGATGAAGATCGAGATCGAAGTGACGGCCCTGAAGGCAGGCTAA
- a CDS encoding autotransporter domain-containing protein, whose amino-acid sequence MRMLTSGLALLLGLQASSVQAADAIGLLKQFDTLRQDYPELIARNLQLVIDATRNRTSEQERRAVEDDNSQTIIQLADALGPVLGPIFADAFDSTGLFSASLPLTATSLLTAYVTVISAPIAKEYFKNERPFRMSDQVVRAPGSSGGGYSFPSGHTTYGYTMMLTMAYLFPERYQEFLTRGSEFGNNRIIVGVHYPMDVIGGRIISQANVAELIGNPLTRLELNLAALELKNYFARKCGDSAAACARAQSEADLFGNYEQNKADYTYRLTYGFTGTFATDVPMVVPNGAEWLIASRLPYLTAAQRREVLRTTALPSGDAMLDKDNWERLNLFAAADGYGAIETDTTVTMIAEQGGFDLYDRWRNDIGGDALLTKAGSGWLDLTGHNSFAGVRVTGGTLRLAGANDFTDTSAVSGGTLIVDGTLAAAAPLKVSGGGTLAGSGRVATAVAIADGTLSPGTDGPGTLTVGALDLAPGARVRFDLNRPGVIGGALNDLVVVDGNLKLDGTLDIAAADGRLAPGVYRLFTYGGTLTDDGLAYGAVPGNVTFNALALDTSNAAQVNLVVDGVTGELAFWNGARTTPNDKVNGGSGTWNATGTNWTNLEGSAAGIWTGMRAVFQGVAGTVAIAGEQTFAGLVFVTDGYRLTAAESGALRTVTAADIQVNSGITALIAAPITGSGGIRKTDGGLLTLTGINSYAGGTTLSGGTLAVSDDRNLGAAGGGLDFDGGVLRVTGTAFTTTARSITWGSRGGGLDIADRAATFTLAQDLTGTGGLLKDGAGTLVLDGRNSFTGGITIAGGRLVGDSDSLTTNITDNAAVTFDQATDGTFAANIGGTGSVTKAGDGTLTVTGSLAQTGGTLVEAGVLRIGAGGTAGAIYNSIVNAGTLIFDRSDDWSFTGTIAGDGDVVKRGAGTLNLTGTSSLTGDTLVEAGVLAVNGSIAGSAVTLRSGTALTGIGRTGSLTAHSGAIVAPGDNAGVGILQVNGDVALEGGSTLAIRIDDEGDNDRLAATGAATIGQGARLTLGGMAPGERYTVLTATGGVAGRFDDLTDTYAFLDAHIAYEPAAVVASLERNATSFASTATTDNGKAAAAGAERLPGGNALLAQLVAATKAEAEAAFATLSGEIYPGTVAVLAREAQHIQSAVIGRLSQSLTVAGRAVGSLIPTAAAGDSDDTRHGAFWTAAYGAFGRYGNDAGADTDTSTAGFLAGADGEVGGWTLGLAGGYARISVESDRSLASADLDNYTLAVYGGRQMGNVALRLGASYAYTAGDGTRTAVLPGGTERLAGEIRASTYQVFGDLGYAIPLRGSVAAEPFVSLSLGRVQSDDIRETGGTAALTIDGASATTGHSTLGVRIGGNRESGEQGFGIGGAIGWRHAYGDTEPTASAIFGDDPASGFTIAGTPIARDALALEAGVEYRLSRRLRLGLRYNGQIAGGADEHGVQANVKVRF is encoded by the coding sequence ATGCGTATGCTCACCTCCGGCCTCGCCCTGCTGCTTGGCCTGCAAGCCTCCTCCGTCCAGGCGGCCGACGCCATCGGCCTGCTGAAGCAATTCGATACCCTGCGGCAGGATTACCCCGAGCTGATCGCGCGGAACCTGCAACTGGTGATCGACGCCACCCGCAACCGGACGTCCGAGCAGGAACGCCGGGCGGTCGAGGACGACAACAGCCAGACCATCATCCAGCTTGCGGACGCGCTTGGCCCGGTGCTCGGCCCGATCTTCGCCGATGCCTTCGATTCGACCGGCCTGTTCAGCGCCTCCCTGCCGCTGACCGCGACCTCGCTGCTGACCGCCTATGTCACGGTGATCTCGGCGCCGATCGCCAAGGAATACTTCAAGAACGAGCGCCCCTTCCGCATGAGCGACCAGGTGGTGCGGGCGCCCGGCTCTTCCGGCGGCGGCTATTCCTTCCCCAGCGGCCATACGACCTATGGCTATACCATGATGCTGACCATGGCCTATCTCTTCCCCGAGAGATACCAGGAGTTCCTGACCCGGGGCTCGGAATTCGGCAACAACCGGATCATCGTCGGCGTCCACTACCCGATGGATGTGATCGGCGGCCGCATCATCTCGCAGGCGAACGTGGCGGAACTGATCGGCAACCCGCTGACCCGCCTCGAACTGAACCTCGCCGCCCTCGAACTGAAGAATTACTTCGCGCGGAAATGCGGCGACAGCGCCGCCGCCTGCGCCCGGGCCCAGAGCGAGGCCGACCTCTTCGGCAATTACGAGCAGAACAAGGCGGATTACACCTATCGTCTGACCTACGGCTTTACCGGCACCTTCGCCACCGATGTGCCCATGGTGGTGCCGAACGGCGCCGAATGGCTGATCGCCAGCCGCCTGCCCTATCTGACCGCGGCGCAGCGCCGCGAAGTCCTGCGCACCACCGCCCTGCCGTCCGGCGACGCCATGCTGGACAAGGACAATTGGGAACGCCTGAACCTGTTCGCCGCCGCCGATGGCTATGGCGCGATCGAGACCGACACGACGGTGACCATGATCGCCGAACAGGGCGGCTTCGACCTCTACGACCGCTGGCGGAACGATATCGGCGGCGATGCCCTGCTGACCAAGGCCGGCAGCGGCTGGCTGGACCTGACCGGTCACAACAGTTTCGCCGGGGTCCGGGTCACCGGCGGCACGCTGCGCCTTGCCGGCGCCAATGATTTCACCGACACGTCCGCGGTTTCGGGCGGCACCCTGATCGTCGACGGCACGCTCGCCGCCGCTGCGCCGCTCAAGGTCTCCGGCGGCGGCACGCTGGCCGGCAGCGGGCGGGTGGCGACGGCGGTGGCGATCGCCGACGGCACCCTGAGCCCGGGAACCGACGGCCCCGGCACGCTGACCGTCGGCGCCCTCGACCTCGCGCCCGGCGCCCGGGTGCGCTTCGACCTGAACCGGCCGGGCGTGATCGGCGGGGCGCTGAACGACCTTGTCGTCGTCGACGGCAACCTGAAGCTGGACGGCACCCTCGATATCGCCGCCGCCGACGGCCGCCTCGCCCCCGGCGTCTACCGCCTGTTCACCTATGGCGGCACGCTCACCGACGATGGCCTCGCCTATGGCGCGGTGCCCGGCAATGTGACCTTCAACGCCCTCGCCCTCGACACGTCGAATGCCGCCCAGGTCAATCTGGTGGTCGACGGCGTCACCGGCGAACTCGCCTTCTGGAACGGGGCCCGGACCACGCCGAACGACAAGGTGAACGGCGGCAGCGGCACCTGGAACGCCACGGGCACCAATTGGACCAACCTCGAAGGCTCGGCCGCCGGGATCTGGACCGGGATGCGGGCGGTGTTCCAGGGCGTCGCCGGCACGGTCGCCATCGCCGGGGAACAGACGTTCGCCGGCCTCGTCTTCGTCACCGACGGCTATCGCCTGACCGCGGCCGAGTCGGGCGCGCTGAGGACCGTCACCGCTGCCGACATCCAGGTGAACAGCGGCATCACCGCCCTGATCGCCGCGCCCATCACCGGCAGCGGCGGCATCCGCAAGACCGACGGCGGCCTGCTCACCCTGACCGGCATCAACAGCTATGCCGGCGGCACCACGCTGTCGGGCGGCACGCTGGCGGTTTCGGACGACCGCAACCTCGGCGCGGCCGGCGGCGGCCTCGACTTCGACGGCGGCGTGCTGCGGGTAACCGGCACCGCGTTTACGACGACGGCGCGCAGCATCACCTGGGGCAGCCGGGGTGGCGGCCTCGACATCGCCGACCGCGCCGCCACCTTCACCCTGGCCCAGGACCTGACGGGGACCGGCGGCCTGCTGAAGGACGGCGCGGGCACCCTGGTGCTGGACGGCCGCAACAGTTTCACCGGCGGCATCACCATCGCCGGCGGGCGCCTGGTCGGCGACAGCGACAGCCTGACCACCAATATCACCGACAATGCCGCCGTCACCTTCGACCAGGCGACCGACGGCACCTTCGCCGCCAATATCGGCGGCACCGGCAGCGTTACCAAGGCCGGCGACGGCACGCTGACCGTGACCGGCAGCCTGGCCCAGACCGGCGGCACCCTGGTCGAGGCGGGCGTGCTCCGCATCGGCGCCGGCGGCACCGCGGGCGCGATCTACAATAGCATCGTCAATGCCGGCACCCTGATCTTCGACCGGTCGGACGACTGGAGCTTCACCGGCACCATCGCCGGCGACGGCGACGTGGTGAAGCGCGGCGCCGGCACGCTGAACCTGACCGGGACCAGCAGCCTGACCGGCGATACGCTGGTCGAGGCCGGCGTCCTGGCGGTCAACGGCTCGATCGCCGGTTCCGCCGTCACCCTGCGCTCGGGCACGGCGCTGACCGGCATCGGCCGCACCGGCAGCCTGACCGCGCACTCGGGCGCCATCGTCGCCCCGGGCGACAATGCCGGCGTCGGCATCCTGCAGGTGAACGGCGATGTCGCGCTTGAAGGCGGCAGCACGCTCGCGATCCGGATCGACGACGAGGGCGACAACGACCGCTTGGCCGCGACCGGCGCCGCGACCATCGGCCAGGGCGCGCGGCTCACCCTCGGCGGCATGGCGCCGGGCGAGCGCTATACCGTGCTCACCGCGACGGGCGGGGTCGCCGGCCGCTTCGACGACCTGACCGACACCTATGCCTTCCTCGACGCCCATATCGCTTACGAGCCGGCGGCGGTGGTGGCCAGCCTGGAACGCAATGCCACCAGTTTCGCCAGCACCGCGACCACCGACAACGGCAAGGCCGCGGCCGCCGGGGCGGAACGCCTGCCGGGCGGCAACGCCCTGCTGGCCCAATTGGTCGCCGCGACCAAGGCCGAGGCGGAAGCCGCCTTCGCCACCCTGTCCGGCGAGATCTATCCCGGCACGGTCGCGGTCCTGGCCCGGGAGGCGCAGCACATCCAGTCGGCGGTGATCGGCCGGCTGTCGCAAAGCCTGACCGTCGCCGGCCGGGCGGTGGGCAGCCTGATCCCGACCGCGGCGGCGGGCGACAGCGACGACACCCGTCACGGCGCCTTCTGGACCGCGGCCTATGGCGCCTTCGGCCGCTATGGCAACGACGCGGGCGCGGATACGGATACGTCGACCGCCGGCTTCCTGGCCGGTGCCGATGGCGAAGTGGGCGGCTGGACCCTGGGCCTTGCCGGCGGCTATGCCCGGATCTCGGTCGAGAGCGACCGGTCGCTGGCGTCGGCCGACCTCGACAATTACACCCTGGCGGTCTATGGCGGCCGGCAGATGGGCAATGTGGCCCTTCGCCTCGGCGCGTCCTATGCCTATACCGCCGGTGACGGCACCCGCACCGCCGTGCTGCCCGGCGGCACCGAACGGCTGGCCGGCGAGATCCGCGCCTCGACCTATCAGGTCTTCGGCGATCTCGGCTATGCCATTCCGCTCCGGGGTTCGGTGGCGGCGGAACCCTTCGTCAGCCTCAGCCTCGGCCGGGTCCAGAGCGACGACATCCGCGAGACCGGCGGCACCGCGGCCCTGACCATCGACGGCGCCTCCGCGACCACGGGCCATTCGACCCTGGGGGTGCGCATCGGCGGCAACCGCGAAAGCGGCGAACAGGGCTTCGGCATCGGCGGCGCCATCGGCTGGCGCCACGCTTACGGCGATACCGAACCGACCGCGAGCGCCATCTTCGGCGACGATCCGGCCAGCGGCTTCACCATCGCCGGCACACCCATCGCGCGGGATGCGCTGGCCCTCGAAGCCGGGGTCGAATACCGCCTCAGCCGCCGCCTGCGCCTCGGGCTCCGCTACAACGGCCAGATCGCCGGCGGCGCGGACGAGCACGGCGTCCAGGCCAATGTGAAGGTCCGGTTCTGA